The Chloroflexota bacterium genome includes a window with the following:
- a CDS encoding DUF503 domain-containing protein — protein MIIGACTVRLHLPGNQSLKGKRGRLKPLLARLPKEFNLAAAEIDLQDVWQSAEIGLVTVSNDAGLAQSLLEKSVRWIEANSPDVEVVDYKIELR, from the coding sequence ATGATTATCGGCGCTTGCACCGTCCGCCTGCATCTTCCCGGCAACCAGTCGCTCAAAGGCAAACGCGGGCGACTCAAGCCCCTCCTGGCCCGCCTGCCCAAAGAATTCAACCTGGCCGCCGCCGAAATTGATCTGCAAGACGTGTGGCAATCCGCCGAGATCGGCCTGGTCACTGTCTCCAACGACGCCGGGCTGGCCCAAAGCCTGCTGGAAAAATCGGTGCGCTGGATCGAAGCCAACAGCCCGGATGTGGAAGTGGTGGATTACAAGATTGAGCTAAGGTGA
- a CDS encoding DUF4230 domain-containing protein, with protein sequence MSKALNLLLVLGLLVIAGITGYGIISAVREATRPVTNPGGTVATSVAALLPPTPTPLPNGEAVVISIKALARLETAQFTIEKVIIKEQGQGALGALFGDRVILVAHGDVIAGVDLSKMVASDVVVLPDGKAFVTLPASEIFVTSIDNDKSYVVDRQTGLLTKGDVDLETEARREAQDEIEAAALEAGVLQQAQKNSEIYIRQLLAMLGYTDVTFIHATPTP encoded by the coding sequence ATGTCCAAAGCGCTCAACCTTCTCCTTGTTCTCGGCCTGTTGGTTATCGCCGGAATCACCGGCTACGGCATTATCTCGGCGGTACGCGAAGCGACCCGGCCCGTAACGAACCCCGGCGGCACCGTGGCAACCTCAGTTGCCGCCCTTCTGCCGCCCACGCCCACCCCGCTTCCAAACGGCGAAGCCGTCGTCATTTCCATCAAGGCTCTGGCCCGGCTGGAGACGGCCCAATTCACCATCGAAAAGGTCATTATCAAAGAGCAGGGGCAGGGCGCGCTCGGCGCATTGTTTGGCGACCGAGTCATTTTGGTGGCGCACGGCGACGTGATCGCCGGGGTGGATTTGAGCAAGATGGTCGCCAGCGATGTCGTCGTTTTGCCCGATGGCAAAGCTTTTGTCACCCTGCCCGCGTCTGAAATTTTTGTGACCAGCATTGACAATGACAAATCGTACGTGGTGGATCGGCAGACCGGCCTGCTGACGAAAGGCGACGTGGACCTGGAAACCGAGGCCCGCCGTGAGGCTCAGGACGAAATTGAAGCCGCCGCCCTGGAAGCCGGCGTTCTCCAGCAGGCGCAAAAGAATTCCGAGATTTACATTCGCCAACTGCTGGCCATGCTCGGCTACACCGACGTGACCTTCATTCACGCCACGCCAACTCCTTGA
- a CDS encoding SAM-dependent methyltransferase — protein MDLATFQTLLTLNGQAAIAGAADLAPTEESFLACLTRLQKRFPAELAKAALETVILRNKARAKFSRAGSMYFTRPALEMASSEIVSRYRARRFAPFTRVADLCCGLGGDTIGLAAPPLQSGGGVRGGGQTFAVDIAPLHLALARANLAAYDLHANFVEADLTQTPPPQTDAYFFDPGRRVKGRRLFSVRDYRPPLSLINSWLPKPLGVKISPGVNLAELADYDCEVEFVSLDGDLKEATLWFGPLKTAARRATILNSSNPPVSLKPSTSPIPSPSLSSPLSFLYEPDPAILRAGLVTTLAGQIGAHQLDPDIAYLTSDSLVSTPFARAFVIEAAMPFSQKRLREKLRAMNVGNVTVKKRGSPLDVDDFARSLKLKGDEERILFLTHVNGKPWVLIGRIAS, from the coding sequence TTGGACCTCGCCACATTTCAAACGCTCCTCACTCTCAACGGTCAAGCCGCCATTGCCGGGGCGGCTGATCTCGCCCCCACCGAAGAATCCTTTCTGGCCTGCCTCACCAGACTGCAAAAGCGTTTCCCTGCCGAACTGGCAAAAGCCGCGCTCGAAACCGTCATTCTGCGAAACAAAGCCCGCGCCAAATTCTCACGCGCCGGCTCGATGTACTTCACTCGCCCCGCACTGGAAATGGCCTCGAGCGAGATCGTCAGCCGCTACCGCGCCCGGCGCTTCGCGCCGTTCACTCGCGTGGCCGATCTCTGTTGCGGCCTCGGCGGCGACACGATTGGCCTTGCTGCCCCTCCCTTGCAAAGCGGGGGAGGGGTTAGGGGTGGGGGCCAAACCTTTGCCGTGGACATCGCCCCTCTCCACCTCGCCCTCGCCCGCGCCAACTTGGCCGCTTATGATCTGCACGCCAACTTCGTAGAAGCCGACCTTACCCAGACACCGCCCCCTCAAACCGACGCTTACTTCTTCGATCCGGGCCGAAGGGTGAAAGGCCGCCGCCTCTTTTCCGTGCGCGACTATCGCCCGCCCTTGTCGCTGATCAACTCCTGGTTGCCCAAACCCCTCGGCGTCAAAATCTCGCCCGGAGTCAACCTGGCCGAACTGGCCGACTACGATTGCGAAGTTGAATTCGTCTCGCTCGACGGCGATCTCAAAGAAGCAACTCTCTGGTTCGGCCCCCTCAAAACCGCCGCCCGCCGCGCCACAATTCTCAACTCCTCTAATCCTCCTGTTTCACTGAAACCTTCAACCTCCCCAATTCCTTCTCCCTCTTTGTCCTCCCCACTGTCCTTCCTCTACGAACCCGACCCCGCCATCCTCCGCGCCGGGCTGGTGACGACGCTCGCCGGCCAAATCGGCGCTCACCAACTCGATCCCGACATTGCCTACCTCACCTCAGACTCGCTGGTGTCCACGCCTTTCGCCCGCGCTTTCGTCATCGAAGCCGCCATGCCGTTTTCGCAAAAGCGCCTGCGCGAAAAATTGCGAGCCATGAACGTGGGCAACGTCACCGTCAAAAAGCGCGGCTCGCCCCTCGACGTGGATGACTTCGCCCGCTCGCTCAAACTCAAGGGCGACGAAGAACGCATCCTCTTCCTGACGCACGTGAATGGCAAACCCTGGGTGTTGATTGGCAGAATTGCCTCATGA
- a CDS encoding phosphoribosyltransferase, with product MRQEILTWKDVDKLVDTLTPQFRGRFDSMVMITRGGIVPGGLLAEALDLRHILTAAVRFTEVNVPGAKLAAWPEFLQFPDEHLLQGRRTLVVDDVWGSGRTITAVKDRVLGAGGHPEMCVFHYNPYRSLFTKAEPSYYAAVTDAFIVYPWEMDRGVDPILAGEPMMG from the coding sequence ATGCGTCAGGAAATTCTCACCTGGAAAGACGTTGACAAACTGGTAGACACCCTCACGCCGCAGTTCCGGGGGCGGTTCGATTCGATGGTGATGATCACCCGCGGCGGCATTGTGCCGGGCGGCCTGCTGGCCGAGGCCCTCGACCTCCGCCACATTCTGACAGCGGCGGTGCGCTTCACAGAAGTGAACGTGCCGGGGGCCAAGCTGGCCGCATGGCCTGAGTTCCTGCAATTCCCTGACGAGCACTTGCTTCAGGGCCGCCGGACGCTGGTGGTGGATGATGTGTGGGGATCGGGTCGGACGATCACGGCGGTGAAAGACCGGGTGCTGGGGGCCGGGGGCCACCCCGAAATGTGCGTCTTCCACTACAACCCCTATCGCTCGCTGTTCACCAAAGCCGAGCCAAGCTACTATGCCGCCGTCACCGACGCCTTCATCGTCTACCCCTGGGAAATGGATCGCGGCGTTGACCCGATTCTGGCGGGCGAGCCGATGATGGGTTAG
- a CDS encoding efflux RND transporter periplasmic adaptor subunit, whose translation MSRSRIIIGIVVVLSLSALGYFGYQNFLAPAPPTPTAAVIQAQASSPAVVSAEGKIIPARDATLAFRLAGRVAEVLVKEGDAVKKDEAVIRLEAADLQAAVAQAEAALSLAKANRDAVLAGARSQEVEAAEKQLSAANATVAQAAAQLAQLKEGATQDQIAAAEAAIAQAESAQKQVQIAYDKIIENIKFLAGPTEEQTRFQLNAANENLTAAQAALTQLQAGANGESIKAAQAAVWAAASQRDAVEAQLDLLKAGASDEQKEAAEAQVAQAQAALEAAQAQLAQTELRAPFAGTVVSLNVEVGEVVAPSVPALVLADLSHWQVRTNDLSETDVVLVQPGQAVTITLDAFADQTFSGTVAEIGSLAETNRGNTTYPVTIQLDATDVTLRWGMTAFADINVEK comes from the coding sequence ATGTCTCGTTCTCGCATCATTATCGGTATCGTTGTTGTTTTGAGTCTTTCGGCGCTCGGTTATTTCGGTTACCAGAATTTCCTGGCCCCCGCCCCGCCGACCCCGACCGCCGCCGTTATTCAGGCGCAAGCCAGTTCGCCCGCTGTCGTTTCAGCAGAAGGCAAGATCATCCCGGCCCGTGACGCCACGCTGGCCTTTCGGTTAGCCGGCCGTGTGGCTGAGGTCCTGGTAAAAGAGGGCGACGCCGTGAAGAAAGATGAGGCGGTGATCCGGTTGGAGGCCGCCGATTTGCAGGCGGCGGTGGCCCAGGCCGAGGCGGCTCTATCGTTGGCAAAGGCCAACCGCGATGCAGTGCTAGCCGGGGCGCGATCACAAGAAGTCGAAGCCGCCGAGAAACAGTTGAGCGCGGCCAACGCAACCGTCGCCCAGGCCGCGGCTCAACTGGCGCAACTGAAAGAGGGCGCGACGCAGGATCAGATTGCGGCGGCAGAGGCGGCTATTGCTCAAGCCGAGTCGGCGCAGAAGCAGGTGCAGATCGCTTACGACAAAATTATCGAGAACATCAAGTTTCTAGCCGGGCCGACGGAAGAGCAGACGCGCTTTCAACTGAACGCGGCCAACGAAAACCTGACCGCCGCTCAAGCCGCGCTCACGCAACTGCAAGCGGGCGCAAACGGCGAGTCCATCAAAGCCGCACAGGCCGCAGTGTGGGCCGCCGCTTCGCAGAGAGACGCTGTTGAGGCGCAACTTGATCTGCTTAAGGCCGGGGCGAGCGACGAGCAAAAGGAAGCCGCCGAGGCCCAGGTGGCTCAGGCCCAAGCCGCTCTCGAAGCCGCCCAGGCGCAACTGGCGCAGACCGAGCTTCGCGCTCCGTTTGCCGGAACGGTGGTCAGCTTGAATGTTGAAGTAGGCGAAGTGGTTGCGCCCAGCGTTCCGGCGCTGGTGCTGGCCGACTTGTCGCACTGGCAGGTGAGGACGAACGACCTTTCGGAGACGGACGTGGTGCTGGTGCAACCCGGTCAGGCCGTCACGATCACCCTCGACGCTTTCGCCGACCAGACCTTCAGCGGCACGGTCGCCGAGATCGGCTCACTGGCCGAGACCAACCGGGGCAACACGACCTACCCGGTGACTATCCAGCTCGATGCGACTGATGTGACTCTGCGCTGGGGAATGACGGCGTTTGCGGATATAAACGTTGAGAAGTGA
- a CDS encoding ABC transporter permease: protein MLWGKLPHLTPLLLALRNMRARWMRTLLTCAGIVLGVAVILAISVTNDSTLQSIRNVFDEASGKANLIVQSSSADGKGFDESIAARVRSAENVEAVAPSAQVTTLLARDAKDWHIAFSINGQTAGNTLMLFGVDAEVDPTVRQYDLTAGRWLQGEEYEVVVTETYANDKTLSLGDDLVVLTPDGQERLEIVGLAQKSGAGLLNDGAVGFIPLSVLQDAFSRGADVDQIDLVAAPEVANSPDALEALKEGLAARLGDEYDVLYPASRGQLVTQMLSTYQSGLSFFSVVAIFVGAFLIYNAFSMTVLERTRELGLLRTLGMTRLQILGLVLAEALVLGLIGSVLGVGFGVVLARGLIWMLGAVVATSVSTLSIPLDGLIQSLAVGGMVTLGSALWPAIQAARISPLEALRVHSKSSAHIKHTLWAAGLALMFIAWASLYYVPWRPSVGFLIGQSSILLLLLGAAFVVPVIVVLSEPITRFISVTLFGNEGMLGAGNVQRSPGRTALTVASLIIGLSMVIANSSLAAAFIHDITAWVETALGGDLYVRAPLPMREQFERQLAAIPGVGGVTKVRYFNVKVAQSQLPPEATDMDTIFFAAIDPITYRGVGEMQFVAGQGDADALWRRLGEGDALFISTTVADRYNVTQGDRLRLITGRGEHDFYVAAVATDFTGQGNIVTGSWADMRRWFGKTGVDRFTLKLAPGYTTEQVRQAIEDRYKESRNISVETTQEFKKKILDLSEQSFRLFDVLGLIGIVVAALGVINTLMMNVIERQREIGGLRSLGLTRWQTTKMVLAEAATLGAIGGVFGLGFGYVLSQIFVLALNTLSGYDLQYIFALSTFITGAAIALVVSQLSALYPAWKAAGVNIVESIKHE from the coding sequence ATGCTCTGGGGAAAACTCCCTCACCTCACTCCGCTTCTCCTCGCCCTGCGCAACATGCGCGCCCGCTGGATGCGGACTCTCCTCACCTGCGCCGGCATCGTGCTGGGCGTGGCCGTCATCCTGGCTATCTCAGTCACCAACGACAGCACCCTCCAATCCATCCGCAACGTCTTCGACGAAGCGTCGGGCAAGGCCAACCTGATCGTGCAATCCAGTTCCGCCGATGGCAAGGGCTTCGACGAATCCATCGCCGCCCGGGTGCGCTCGGCAGAAAACGTAGAGGCGGTCGCCCCGTCGGCCCAGGTCACCACCCTCCTCGCCCGCGACGCCAAAGACTGGCACATCGCCTTCAGCATCAACGGCCAGACCGCAGGCAACACTCTCATGCTTTTTGGCGTGGACGCCGAAGTTGATCCCACTGTTCGCCAATATGATTTGACCGCCGGGCGCTGGCTGCAAGGCGAAGAGTACGAAGTCGTCGTCACCGAAACCTATGCCAACGACAAAACTCTGAGCCTGGGCGACGACCTGGTGGTGCTCACGCCCGACGGCCAGGAGCGGTTGGAAATTGTCGGTCTGGCGCAGAAGAGCGGCGCGGGCCTGCTCAACGACGGCGCGGTCGGCTTCATCCCGCTTTCAGTTTTGCAGGATGCCTTCAGCCGGGGAGCCGACGTTGATCAGATTGACCTCGTCGCCGCGCCCGAGGTTGCCAACTCGCCCGATGCGCTCGAAGCCCTCAAAGAAGGGTTGGCGGCCCGGCTCGGCGACGAGTACGACGTGCTTTACCCGGCTTCGCGCGGCCAGCTTGTCACCCAAATGTTGTCCACCTATCAAAGCGGCCTCTCGTTCTTCTCGGTCGTCGCCATCTTCGTCGGCGCGTTCCTCATTTACAACGCCTTCAGCATGACGGTGCTGGAGCGCACCCGCGAGCTTGGCCTCCTTCGGACGCTGGGCATGACGCGCCTGCAAATTCTGGGACTGGTGCTGGCCGAAGCGCTGGTGCTGGGCCTCATCGGCTCGGTGTTGGGTGTGGGGTTTGGGGTGGTGCTGGCGCGCGGGCTGATCTGGATGCTGGGCGCGGTGGTGGCCACCAGCGTGAGCACGCTCTCGATTCCGCTCGACGGCCTGATCCAGAGTTTGGCCGTCGGCGGCATGGTGACTCTGGGAAGCGCCCTGTGGCCGGCCATTCAGGCCGCCCGCATCTCGCCGCTCGAAGCTCTGCGGGTTCACAGCAAATCGTCGGCGCACATCAAACACACGCTGTGGGCCGCCGGGCTGGCCCTCATGTTCATTGCCTGGGCCTCGTTGTATTACGTTCCCTGGCGGCCCTCGGTTGGCTTCCTCATCGGCCAGTCTTCCATTCTGCTCCTCCTGCTCGGGGCCGCCTTCGTCGTTCCCGTCATCGTCGTGCTCTCCGAACCGATCACGCGTTTCATCTCCGTTACACTCTTCGGCAACGAAGGCATGTTGGGGGCCGGCAACGTGCAACGTTCGCCGGGCCGCACCGCCCTCACCGTCGCTTCGCTCATCATCGGCCTCTCGATGGTCATTGCCAACAGCTCGCTGGCCGCCGCCTTCATTCACGACATCACCGCCTGGGTGGAGACCGCCCTCGGCGGCGACCTGTACGTGCGCGCTCCGCTTCCCATGCGTGAACAGTTCGAGCGGCAGTTGGCGGCCATCCCCGGAGTCGGCGGCGTCACCAAAGTCCGCTACTTCAACGTCAAAGTCGCCCAGTCGCAGCTCCCGCCCGAAGCAACCGACATGGATACCATCTTCTTCGCCGCCATTGATCCGATCACTTATCGCGGCGTGGGCGAGATGCAATTTGTGGCCGGCCAGGGCGACGCCGACGCGCTGTGGCGACGGCTCGGCGAAGGCGACGCCCTCTTCATCTCGACGACGGTGGCCGACCGCTATAACGTGACTCAGGGCGACCGGCTCCGTTTAATCACCGGGCGCGGCGAGCACGACTTTTACGTGGCCGCCGTCGCCACCGACTTCACCGGCCAGGGCAACATCGTCACCGGCTCGTGGGCCGACATGCGGCGCTGGTTCGGCAAGACCGGCGTGGATCGCTTCACCCTCAAGCTTGCGCCCGGCTACACCACCGAGCAGGTCCGGCAGGCCATCGAAGATCGCTACAAAGAGTCGCGCAACATTTCGGTGGAGACCACCCAGGAGTTCAAGAAGAAGATTCTGGATCTGTCGGAGCAGTCGTTCCGGCTGTTCGACGTGCTGGGGCTGATCGGAATCGTGGTGGCCGCGCTGGGCGTGATCAACACCTTGATGATGAACGTGATCGAGCGCCAGCGCGAGATTGGCGGCCTGCGCTCGCTGGGCCTCACCCGCTGGCAGACGACGAAGATGGTGCTGGCCGAGGCGGCTACCCTGGGCGCGATTGGCGGCGTGTTCGGCCTGGGCTTCGGTTACGTGCTGTCGCAAATCTTCGTTTTGGCTCTCAACACCCTCAGCGGCTACGACCTGCAGTATATCTTCGCCCTCAGCACGTTTATTACCGGAGCCGCTATCGCCCTCGTCGTCTCGCAACTTTCGGCCCTCTACCCGGCCTGGAAGGCGGCGGGGGTGAACATCGTGGAGTCGATCAAACACGAGTAG
- a CDS encoding PAS domain S-box protein: protein MTRQSRPFVAIIFGLAVLIGILNVISQTIVSGSYAALEEQGVRRDLSRVLNTLASDLDGLNSKAADWATWDAAYEFVQGKNPEFAKTDVTALALQHLDVDLMLFLQPDGKLVLGRAVDLAQSVEIPLPKGVEDFLADRKALNAILQNTNPDSWLTGILLLRENPLMIAARPIVTSEGKGPIRGTLIFGHYLDRSEAREMSAMIQLSLTFQRIDQLPLPDDFQIAASYLSDANPLFVQNVNEKIVNGYASINDISGKPAVILRIDETRDVFQQGQAAIRYFTLVSIGIGILFIGIAHLVLNRLARSQRELSESEERYRAVIEQAAEGIFLYDAATWRVVETNVAFRRLLGSDAPEARALTFYDVFDAERQTLTDIHARIVRERIADMGEQRVRRRDGGTLYVEASASVITYGKREVICAVMRDITERKRAEEALRISEEKFRDLVENIPDVIFTVDSKGTLTYLSPVHEHLSGYKASDLLGSQFADFVHPDDLAHVASNYARVLEGQIAPSEYRVRAKNGDYFWVRSSSKRIVVDDKLTGIQGVMTDIRQRKRAEEEAKRLDFQIQLILEAAGEGIFGLNAEGDHTFVNLMAAKTLGYAVDELMGRHSHTLWHYARPDGTSYTAEECPIYATLRDGSNHHGEEYFWRKDGSGLPVEFTSTPVQEAGQVVGAVVTFRDITERKQTEERIQGQLRRLAALRAIDDAIIGSFDLALVLDVILEQTATQLGIDAVCVLLLNPHSLTLTYAAGRGFRTDTLKSTNLRLGEGYAGQAALKRRVFNIPDMRGKKTDFLRAPHFSAEGFVAYYAVPLVAKGQIEGVLEIFQRSLIRPDPEWLNFLETLAKQAAIAVNNAQLFDSMQRANADLFLAYDNTIEGWSRALDLRDKETEGHTRRVTEMTVRLARAIGMSEAEIVHVRRGALLHDIGKMGVPDAILLKPGKLTDNEWKAMRLHPQLAHDMLAPIAYLRPALDIPYCHHEKWDGTGYPRGLKGEAIPLAARIFAVVDVWDALRFDRPYRAGWPEEKVLQHIRSLAGTHFDPKAVDLFLKMMNEDTKAAG, encoded by the coding sequence ATGACAAGACAATCGCGTCCTTTTGTTGCCATTATTTTTGGTCTGGCTGTTCTCATCGGAATTCTGAATGTCATCTCGCAGACGATTGTAAGCGGCAGTTATGCCGCACTCGAAGAGCAGGGTGTTCGCCGCGACCTTAGCCGCGTCTTGAACACTCTCGCAAGTGATCTCGACGGGTTGAACAGCAAAGCCGCCGATTGGGCAACCTGGGACGCTGCCTACGAGTTCGTTCAGGGCAAGAATCCGGAATTTGCCAAAACCGACGTTACCGCTCTGGCGCTCCAGCACCTCGACGTTGATCTGATGCTTTTTCTACAGCCGGACGGCAAGTTGGTTCTAGGCAGAGCAGTTGATCTGGCGCAAAGCGTTGAAATACCGCTTCCCAAGGGCGTGGAAGATTTCCTCGCCGATCGGAAAGCTCTCAACGCGATTCTGCAAAACACAAACCCCGACAGCTGGCTGACCGGAATCCTCTTGCTCCGCGAAAACCCCCTAATGATTGCGGCGCGCCCCATCGTCACGAGCGAAGGCAAGGGACCCATTCGCGGCACACTCATCTTTGGGCACTATCTGGATCGTTCCGAAGCGCGCGAAATGTCCGCGATGATTCAGCTCTCTCTCACCTTTCAGCGGATCGACCAACTTCCTCTGCCGGACGATTTCCAAATCGCGGCGAGCTATTTATCCGATGCCAATCCGCTTTTCGTCCAAAATGTCAATGAGAAAATCGTGAATGGCTATGCGAGCATCAATGATATTTCTGGGAAACCTGCGGTCATTCTCCGCATCGACGAAACGCGCGATGTTTTTCAGCAAGGCCAAGCCGCGATCCGCTATTTCACACTGGTGTCAATCGGCATTGGAATCCTCTTCATTGGAATTGCTCATCTCGTTTTGAATCGGCTCGCCCGCTCGCAGCGGGAATTGAGTGAGAGCGAAGAGCGATACCGGGCGGTCATCGAGCAAGCGGCCGAAGGAATTTTTCTGTACGATGCCGCCACTTGGCGCGTGGTCGAGACGAACGTGGCTTTTCGTCGACTGCTCGGCAGTGACGCGCCCGAGGCGCGCGCGCTGACCTTTTACGACGTCTTTGACGCGGAACGGCAAACGCTGACCGACATTCACGCGCGCATCGTCCGCGAGCGCATCGCGGATATGGGTGAACAGCGGGTGCGCCGCCGCGACGGCGGGACTTTGTACGTCGAGGCGAGCGCGAGCGTCATCACCTACGGCAAGCGCGAGGTCATCTGCGCAGTCATGCGCGACATCACCGAACGCAAGCGCGCGGAGGAGGCGCTTCGCATATCGGAAGAAAAATTCCGCGACCTCGTGGAAAATATTCCGGATGTGATTTTTACGGTTGATTCAAAGGGAACACTAACCTATCTAAGTCCAGTTCACGAACATCTCTCTGGCTACAAGGCCTCTGATCTCCTCGGCTCCCAATTCGCCGATTTTGTGCACCCGGATGATTTGGCGCACGTTGCAAGTAACTATGCCAGAGTCCTTGAAGGGCAGATTGCACCTTCGGAATATCGCGTCCGCGCGAAAAATGGCGATTACTTCTGGGTCCGCAGTTCCAGTAAGCGGATCGTCGTGGATGATAAACTCACGGGCATTCAAGGTGTCATGACCGACATCCGGCAGCGCAAGCGGGCGGAAGAAGAGGCAAAACGCCTTGACTTCCAGATTCAATTGATTTTGGAAGCGGCTGGTGAAGGCATCTTTGGCTTGAACGCGGAAGGTGATCACACTTTTGTCAATCTGATGGCGGCGAAAACACTGGGCTATGCGGTGGACGAATTAATGGGCCGTCACAGTCATACCCTTTGGCATTACGCTCGGCCCGACGGTACGTCTTATACCGCAGAGGAATGCCCTATTTACGCAACTTTACGGGATGGAAGCAACCACCACGGCGAGGAGTATTTCTGGCGGAAAGATGGCAGCGGATTGCCGGTCGAATTTACCAGCACACCTGTTCAAGAGGCCGGGCAAGTGGTTGGGGCCGTCGTAACATTCCGCGACATCACCGAGCGTAAGCAAACGGAAGAAAGGATTCAGGGCCAGTTGCGACGATTGGCTGCTCTCCGTGCAATCGACGACGCCATCATCGGAAGTTTCGACTTGGCACTGGTGCTGGACGTGATACTGGAACAGACCGCAACCCAATTAGGTATAGACGCTGTGTGCGTGCTCCTGCTCAACCCACACTCGCTAACACTCACATACGCCGCCGGGCGTGGTTTTCGCACCGATACATTGAAATCTACCAACTTGCGGCTAGGGGAGGGCTACGCCGGCCAGGCGGCCCTGAAACGGCGCGTCTTCAACATCCCAGATATGCGCGGAAAAAAAACCGACTTCCTGCGAGCACCCCACTTCTCGGCGGAGGGTTTTGTGGCTTATTACGCCGTGCCGCTGGTTGCCAAAGGACAAATAGAGGGGGTGCTGGAAATCTTCCAACGCAGCCTCATCAGACCGGACCCCGAATGGTTGAACTTCCTCGAAACCCTCGCCAAGCAAGCCGCTATCGCGGTGAACAACGCTCAACTTTTCGATAGTATGCAACGTGCCAACGCCGATCTGTTCCTTGCCTACGACAACACCATCGAAGGCTGGTCGCGTGCGCTGGACTTGCGCGACAAAGAGACGGAGGGACACACCCGGCGCGTCACAGAAATGACGGTGCGTTTGGCGCGGGCCATAGGCATGAGTGAGGCCGAGATCGTCCACGTCCGCCGTGGCGCGCTGCTGCACGACATCGGCAAAATGGGCGTACCCGACGCCATTCTGCTTAAGCCTGGCAAGCTGACTGACAACGAATGGAAAGCCATGCGCTTGCACCCACAATTGGCCCACGACATGCTCGCCCCAATTGCCTATTTGCGTCCGGCGCTCGACATTCCTTACTGCCATCACGAAAAGTGGGATGGCACAGGCTACCCGCGCGGCTTGAAGGGTGAGGCGATTCCTCTGGCGGCACGCATCTTCGCCGTAGTGGATGTGTGGGATGCGCTCCGCTTTGACCGGCCCTATCGCGCAGGCTGGCCCGAAGAAAAAGTACTGCAGCACATCCGCTCACTCGCCGGAACGCATTTTGACCCAAAGGCAGTAGATTTGTTCTTGAAGATGATGAACGAAGACACAAAGGCTGCGGGCTAA